One Trichocoleus desertorum ATA4-8-CV12 genomic window, CGTCTCTCCTAAATGAACTCTTTTTTACTGTTAGCTGCTTAGGGGGAGTGCTACAAACCCAAACTACCAGCAATCAACGGGCCATGCAGTTTTTGCTCAAAGTGCCATATTGGGGCGATCGCGGGGGCCAGCAGCTACGAATTCAATGCCGTTTACCAGTTCTGCAACTGGCCTTTACGCACCTAGCTTTTTGGGCAGGTCTACAAGTTTGCCGTGAAGTAGACCAAAATGTACCTTTGTTGACCGATGATGCAACGCAAATTCAGACGGCGAAATGGTTGCTGTGGGTGCAACAGGGAACTCAAACCGTACCGCAGGATATTCAGGGTAGAGTTAATTTGTCTACCAGCCCAGAGCAATTAAAACAGGCGGTAGAAGCAGTGCTACAGGGTGACTTTTGGGGTGTTGACCTAAACCGGGAAAAGCAGCCAACTCTTTCCGAACGGGAGCTGGAGATTCTGACCTTGTTGACGCAAGGACATCGCGATCGCGATATTGCCGATCGCCTGATCATTAGCGAAAGCACCGTGAAGTTCCACATGAATAATGTCCTGACTAAACTCAAGGCACGGACTCGGTATCAAGCCATTCATCAGGCGATCGTCAAGGGATGGATGCAAATCTAATGGCTTAGTAATTTAATGGCTTAGTAGCAGTGGCGATCGCGTCTCCTGTCCTTATCGCTAGATCTCCGGCTTTCGTATTGAGAGATACAAAGCCTGCCTGAGCGAGGACTTAATCCGGCAACACATTCCAGCCAGCGAGCAGCGAAGTTATGCAAAATCACTATTCCGTCATCGTGGTCGGAGGTGGTCAATCGGGGCTCTCCATTAGCTATTGCCTCAAAGAGAGAGGCATAGACCACATTATTTTTGAGAAAAATCAGATTGGTTATGCTTGGCGGACTAAACGATGGGATTCTTTTTGTTTAGTCACTCCTAACTGGCAGTGCAAGCTCCCAGGCTATGCCTACCCCGGCGATGATCCGCACGGTTTCATGAAAAAGGATGAAATTGTGCAATACGTTGAAGACTATGCCGCCTCCTTCGATCCTCCTATCCACCAAGGTGTTGCGGTATTAAAGGTGCGCAAGGATGAAGTTCAAAATGTGTTTGAGGTGACTACTTCCAGCGGCGACTACACTGCTGATCAAGTAGTGGTGGCATCAGGTAGCTATCATCTCCCTAAAGTGCCAAAGATAGCTGAGCGGCTCCCAAGTCATATTGGGCAACTGCATGCCTCAGAATACAAAAATCCAGAGTCTTTACCTGGAGAAGGTGTGTTAGTCGTGGGTACAGGCCAATCCGGGTGTCAGATTGCTGAAGATTTGCACCTGGCAGGGAAACAAGTGCATCTCTGTGTCGGGGGTGCGCCGCGATCGCCCCGACGCTACCGAGGTAAGGATGTGGTTGATTGGCTCGATCAAATGGGATACTACGATTTGTCAATTGAGGAGCATCCCCAAAAAGAAAAGGTGAGAACCAAAGCTAATCACTATGTCACGGGGCGGGATGGCGGACGAGAGATTGACTTACGACAATTTGCTTTAGAGGGGATGCAACTCTATGGCAGATTAAAAAATATTAGCGATCGCAGTCTCGAATTTTGGAGCGACTTAAAGCAAAATCTGGATCAAGCCGATGCGGTAGCAGAAAGCATCAAGAAAACCATTGATGGATTTATTGAGAAGAACCAAATCGAGGCTCCGACAGAACCTACTTACCAACCTGTTTGGCAGCCTGAGCAAGCGATCGCGACTCTAGATTTTGAAAGCGCCAAGATTAGTGCAGTGGTTTGGTGTACTGGCTACCAATCTGACTTTAGCTGGATTGAGGTACCCGTGTTCGATGGCAAGGGATATCCCGGTCATGAGCGAGGTGTCACCGGAGCCTGGGGACTCTATTTTCTAGGTCTTCCGTGGTTGTATACCTGGGGGTCAGGACGTTTTTCTGGCATTGCCCGCGATGCGAGTTATTTGGCTGACTACATCGTGGCGCGGAAGAAAGTGTCTCACCCTAATGCCTGGAGTGTGGTTAATGAGTTTTTACTAGGCTCCTAGCTACCTATCGATTTAGATAGGTACTTAAGTACAGCCTGGGAGGATTTAAGCCTCAATCTCTTAAAAGTGAGCCATAGCGATCGCCTCCCCTAGCCTTATGGTTAGACTTGCAGCTTTCGTAGTGAGAGATACAAAGCCCGTCTCAGCTAGCCCTTAATCTGGCAACACCATTCCAGGAAAACAACTCAAGGAGAGCCATATGCCTGAAGTAACCACTCCTGCCCATCAAGTGGGTGATTTCTTTGTGGATTACGAAGAGAAAGTATTTCCCGATGTCAAAGCCGAGCCTGGGGAGAAAGCGTTAGTCACGTTCCATACCGTGGCTTTTGAAGGATCGATCGGTTTTGTTAATCTCTTACAAGCTACACGTCTACTGCGTAAGGGATTTGAGACTTCTGTCTTGCTGTATGGTCCTGGTGTGACTTTGGGGGTACAGCGGGGATTTCCCAAGTTAGGAGATGCCGCTTTCCCTGGGCATCAGAACTTTAATGACCAAATCAGCAAGTTTATGGCGGAAGGTGGCAAAGTCTATGCTTGCCGCTTTGCTCTACAAGCTTTGTATGGTCACGGAGAACCCTCCCTGATTCCTGGCATCCG contains:
- a CDS encoding MSMEG_0569 family flavin-dependent oxidoreductase, producing the protein MQNHYSVIVVGGGQSGLSISYCLKERGIDHIIFEKNQIGYAWRTKRWDSFCLVTPNWQCKLPGYAYPGDDPHGFMKKDEIVQYVEDYAASFDPPIHQGVAVLKVRKDEVQNVFEVTTSSGDYTADQVVVASGSYHLPKVPKIAERLPSHIGQLHASEYKNPESLPGEGVLVVGTGQSGCQIAEDLHLAGKQVHLCVGGAPRSPRRYRGKDVVDWLDQMGYYDLSIEEHPQKEKVRTKANHYVTGRDGGREIDLRQFALEGMQLYGRLKNISDRSLEFWSDLKQNLDQADAVAESIKKTIDGFIEKNQIEAPTEPTYQPVWQPEQAIATLDFESAKISAVVWCTGYQSDFSWIEVPVFDGKGYPGHERGVTGAWGLYFLGLPWLYTWGSGRFSGIARDASYLADYIVARKKVSHPNAWSVVNEFLLGS
- a CDS encoding MSMEG_0572 family nitrogen starvation response protein, whose protein sequence is MPEVTTPAHQVGDFFVDYEEKVFPDVKAEPGEKALVTFHTVAFEGSIGFVNLLQATRLLRKGFETSVLLYGPGVTLGVQRGFPKLGDAAFPGHQNFNDQISKFMAEGGKVYACRFALQALYGHGEPSLIPGIRPINPLDVLDLVLLHRKDGALILDTWTL